Within the Phaseolus vulgaris cultivar G19833 chromosome 9, P. vulgaris v2.0, whole genome shotgun sequence genome, the region AGAACCTCATGCTTTGGAAAGATTATGTGAATGATGAATTTACATAATTTACCATTCACAATAATCTAGTGGGGGAAGTAGATGGGtagaaaaagaatgaaaaaaaagacTGATCAATAGTCTCATGCATGATTCTTAATAAGAACCACACGAAAACCTAGTTAAAAAATGTGATACCTAAATAGAACATGGTCACATGTtaacataaaaatttaaaaccctGAAATATGTGTTAAAAGACCTGCTTGCTTGTAAGTCATTTTTCTGATTCTTACACGAAATTAAACAGTGAAATGAACCAATGAAGACTTAAAAAAAGGTGCACTTTGAGGATGTTCGTAATAATGATAAGTATGGACAAACTATGCCATATTTTGTCCTTTTAAATGAGATATTCAAAATTTAGCCAAGAGAGACGGTGGTTGAAGCCAAGCCATTCATGCTAATTCTTACACAAAAGTCCTGATTAGCATGGTTTTTATGTTAAAAGGAGAATAATGGTTCCCGATGCACAAAACAGAGAAGCATGACTGAAAAAACACTCTGAATATGGAAATGTATTGcaattaaaattacaaatttatgaaATTGTATGAAGGTATGTTACCTGCATTTCATGTACATGCAGCCAGAGGTTTTGGCAACGTAAAACCCACAAGTGGGGCATCTCTTCCACATCATTTGCTTAGCAAGGTTTCTCAACATCACATCTTCTCTTCCCCTCTCTTCGGCGTTCAGCTTTTGAAACTCCTCACAGGGCATGTCCTCGTGCCAGGGTACTCTACACAGCGCACAGAACATCCTCCGACAGTTTGGACAATTCGATTCTCTGATACCCTCATCCTTCTCGTCGCGAATCAACAGCACAGAGCAATCTGGAAAAGGACAATAGAACTTCTCCTCCACAGAAATCACCGCCTCGCACAGCGCTTTACCCCACCGATCCAAAATCTCAGGGGCGAGAATCGAGCGGCAATCTTCCGCTTCCAGTAATCCCCTGCATCGCGGCACAGGGCAGCCTATGTTGACGACGTTATCCTGGAGCTTCGATTCGACATAGAGAGCGATGCAGTGTTTGCAGTAGACGTGGCAGCAGCCGTTGATGGAGAAAGCTTCCGTGGAGGTTTTGGTTTCAGTGCAGATTTCGCAGTCGAAGGGGACTGCGCCGGAGGATTCTCCCGTGAACCTTTTCCGTTTGCCAAAGGAGGTGTTTGTGGGAATGAAATTGAGGACACGGAGATCATCGTCGTCCTCGGTGTCGGAGAGGTCGACGACGTGGACAGGTTTGGAAGCACCGTCGTGTGGGTCCATGGAGACAACGTTTGACTTGATCGTGCCTAGGAAGGAAATGGGCGTGAAAAAGGAGGAGGGAGTGAAATCGTCAACGTCGATCACTTCCACTGAATGAGGAAGAGGAACGGGAACTCCGGTGGTTCTGCGATTTTTCTTGTGCGACGCCGTTTCATAGTTAAGGGGGGTTGCCGGCGGAGTCATCACCGGCAGCGGCGGTGGCGAGGTTTGAGGATTGAACATTTTGGGGATTTGGGTGACAGCGGAGGACTGTAAACTTCCACTCCACTCGCTACTTCTGAGTCTCCCCACCTTCTCTTGCTTAGGATGTacgtctctctctctctcttctctctctcttctctctctcttctccctctctctctcactcttaTTATATGTCAGTTAACCTAATTTCTAACTGAATTACAAAAAAACATGATCTTTTTAGTATTAGGGTTAAATTTTACTCCACTCATTTAATTAGTTAAATAGTAATTTAACCAGGTTTGACACACACATTGAAGGCATGCTTATTATTGGGcgattatattttttacaaccCTCCTCCAGTTTACACttacattaaaatattaatatttataataattttttttaaaaataaataaaaaaatatttttaataaaatattaaataaaatataaaatattaaaataatttttaaaattaaaaaaattaaaaaaattaatatttaatgggATGTAAAGTGAAGCGTGTCAAACCATATTttcctttattattttatacttttagttaaaatttagcaaaatagaagaagaacaCGAAAAATTAGAAATTAGAACAAGAGaacaaaatattcttaaataaaataatctatttaatttattaatctgTTGTGTGACTGAAACTGATAACATTTGTAGTCTCTCCTCCTTCCTTgagaaatatgtttttattttttctttctcctaATTTTAAGTGTTTTTAAAACAGGATactaataaaatcaaatatttgagTAAAAAATCATGGCTTTTTCTAAGTCAAGCTAATTTCAAACAAAAGGAAAGTCTTCTCTTTCTCTTAATCCaattgcaatttttttattatattattttaatgagttaaaatttagtatttatattaattttgattttatatatttatttaagaagaAATATATGTGTACCGTTCCGATAAATGGCTAGGAATTCGGCCGAGGAATCTGGGTCTCAATACCGACCAAGAGGCTCATCAGAGTACGTCCAAGTCTCAGCATAAATGCTAAACGCAATATTCCTGATTACATTATAAATGTTGACGCAATATTCCATTATGTTACAAATATTTCCTGATTATATCGCATAAATGTCTCAATTTATTTgtctaatatattttattatattatataaatgctccaattatattacataatattcaaattttaatgcaAAGTTACCATAATATGACACATTGATGCCTGGAGGGACCAGTGTGAGAAATCCAAGCTCATGAAGGCTTATAAATAGACAACCAACCACAGGAAGCATTCAACTGACATCTTTGCAATATATTCCACTATATACATTATGTGCTCTCATTGACTTGAGCGTGGGTGTAATCGAAGGTGGAGCTCCCCTTGTCCGTAATCTGACCGAATTCGAGCAGGCGAGAACAATATGCattgtaatataatttaaatgtaCACAACATTTAAGAAGTAATATAGATTTATATGGAAGAGAAAAAAActttaatatattatgaaatagtgatgtgtaaaaatattttaaatggaaaattaaattatttttgctatttcttttatttttaaaggtaACAAATAatagttttgaatttaaaatattgaaattttaaaatataattatctaAAAGAGAATCTTCTTCTTTATTATTATAGAtgtcattttaaatataaaataaactatattaaaagaattttttgaataaataatatctaataatataataattaaaaataaataaaattttgttttattaatttgtatGGTTAATATAATTGTACCGTTAGGCTTTGAACAGTATTGCGACATCCGGTATCCTCTACCGACCGACTGTCATAAGAAAAATGAATTAGGGTAAAAGTATATTAACATATGTTAAAttgtatgaaaaaatatataatatgttcTTAATCATGGTAGTAGGTTAATCTCGATTCAACAGTAAAAGAGTCATAAAAAACATGTAAATAGGCGTAACAACCAAAACAAAGATACGTTATCATTGTAACAACATTTATTGCATCAGCACACAACATACTAGAACATTTTATAGGTACATTTTCATCCAAGAATCGAGGTACAAAACTAAGAGATAAATATGAAAGAGTAAAGAAGATCACAATCGAGGAGATAATTTGTTCAACTTATAAAAAAGACTCACAACCTTTatacaagagaaaaaaaatatttttttattaattgaatataggtatttttatgataattttatcTAACTAATAAAAGTAtacaaaaaaagaaagatacTTCTGAGTCTCTctaaacaaaaaagaaatattattatgtttttcctTCAAAACAtttgtctttattgttattTCACAATGTTGACATGGACTCATAGTTGAATGAAGTGTGAACATGTTAAGTTGTCCATTATTACTCCTTATTGATGCATCCAATTAttgaatgaaaaaagaaaagagtttGATAGAAAAAAGGGGCAACGTTTGTCTTACTTTAACAAAAGCCCACTGAGAAACAAGTTAGGTTGGAGTTgccaaataatattttaatgcaGAGGAACTTCACTAGACACCAATCATAAACAACACTATAGTAAAGGGAAACAACAAGTGggtaaataaagataaataaaccTAAAAGATATTGCCTATTTGGCTAATTAATAATTCTAGGGTTGGGAAACATTTTCCTTTCCTATTCATAAATTTTCACTCTTCAATgtagtattaaatattatacatatcaaaataaatatttatcctTATCTCAAatgtacatttttttatatataattatgtagtGGATCcgtaaa harbors:
- the LOC137821777 gene encoding E3 ubiquitin-protein ligase RSL1-like, giving the protein MFNPQTSPPPLPVMTPPATPLNYETASHKKNRRTTGVPVPLPHSVEVIDVDDFTPSSFFTPISFLGTIKSNVVSMDPHDGASKPVHVVDLSDTEDDDDLRVLNFIPTNTSFGKRKRFTGESSGAVPFDCEICTETKTSTEAFSINGCCHVYCKHCIALYVESKLQDNVVNIGCPVPRCRGLLEAEDCRSILAPEILDRWGKALCEAVISVEEKFYCPFPDCSVLLIRDEKDEGIRESNCPNCRRMFCALCRVPWHEDMPCEEFQKLNAEERGREDVMLRNLAKQMMWKRCPTCGFYVAKTSGCMYMKCRCGSAFCYNCGVPNLTPFHHCMSCRR